A stretch of the Argentina anserina chromosome 6, drPotAnse1.1, whole genome shotgun sequence genome encodes the following:
- the LOC126798243 gene encoding LOW QUALITY PROTEIN: putative pentatricopeptide repeat-containing protein At3g15930 (The sequence of the model RefSeq protein was modified relative to this genomic sequence to represent the inferred CDS: inserted 1 base in 1 codon; deleted 4 bases in 3 codons) yields MKIVFPAALAATQFHSLENRVIYVFENCKSIDQLKQMHAQTISTGFASDPAVLGRITVLCCSHEFGDMKYARKVFDRIPEPSVFIWNTMIKGYSRSHCPHYEISVYAAMLRMGTEPDCFTFLLRGFTREIALEWGRGFYAHVLKFGFGSIVFVHNALVQMYCICGQVDMARGVFDLVSEKDVATWNAMMSGYNKIKKFDESWKLFCDLKKKGVLPTSVTFVSVLTACSKLKDLDAGKQVHDYLKECVIEPNLILENALVDMYADCGKMDVAVEIFENMKRSDVISWTSIVKGSAIQYKLXLARNYFDQMPDRDYISWTTMIDGYVRVNRFKEVLELFREMQASNIKPDEYTMVSILTACAHLGALELGEWIRTYINKNKIKNDTFVRNALLDMYFKCGNVEKAVKVFNAMLQRDKFSWTAMILGLAINGHGKEALNMFSQMLKSAVAPDKATYLGVLCACTHSGMVDEGRNYFSSMSTQYGIEPTVEHCGCIVDLLGRAGCLKEAYDFIQRMPIEPNSVVWGGTLLSACRMHKDAELAEVVAKQILDLDPNNSAVYVHLCNIYAACNKWESFRKVRQTIMDKGIKKTPGFSLIEVDGDVHEFVAGDGSHPQSEKIYSKLDEMIRDLKSAGYSPDTSEVFLDVGEENKESSVYTHSEKLAIAFGLISLGPDVTIRVTWPSWFPRCMIEK; encoded by the exons ATGAAAATTGTCTTTCCGGCAGCTTTGGCTGCAACCCAGTTTCATTCCTTAGAAAACCGAGTGATTTATGTCTTTGAGAACTGCAAATCCATCGACCAGCTGAAGCAAATGCATGCCCAGACCATTAGCACAGGTTTCGCATCGGACCCAGCTGTGCTAGGCAGAATCACTGTCTTGTGCTGTAGCCATGAATTTGGTGACATGAAGTATGCC CGCAAGGTGTTTGATAGAATTCCTGAACCAAGTGTTTTTATCTGGAACACCATGATCAAGGGGTATAGTAGGTCACATTGCCCCCATTATGAGATATCTGTGTATGCAGCAATGCTGAGGATGGGTACGGAGCCCGACTGCTTTACGTTCTTGTTAAGGGGATTTACTCGCGAGATTGCATTGGAATGGGGGAGAGGGTTCTATGCTCATGTGTTGAAGTTTGGTTTCGGTTCTATTGTTTTCGTACACAATGCATTGGTGCAGATGTACTGTATTTGTGGTCAGGTTGATATGGCACGTGGGGTTTTCGACCTGGTGAGTGAGAAGGATGTTGCTACTTGGAATGCAATGATGTCCGGGTACAATAAAATCAAGAAGTTTGATGAGTCTTGGAAGCTTTTCTGTGACCTGAAGAAGAAGGGAGTGTTGCCCACTTCGGTCACATTTGTCTCGGTACTTACAGCTTGCTCCAAGTTGAAGGATTTAGATGCTGGGAAGCAGGTTCACGACTACCTCAAGGAGTGCGTGATTGAACCTAATCTGATTTTGGAGAATGCTTTGGTTGACATGTATGCTGATTGTGGAAAGATGGATGTTGCAGTTGAGATTTTTGAGAATATGAAAAGGAGTGATGTAATCTCTTGGACGAGCATTGTTAAGGGGTCTGCAATTCAGTACAAGT ATTTAGCTCGAAACTACTTTGATCAGATGCCAGACAGAGACTATATTTCATGGACTACAATGATTGATGGATACGTAAGGGTGAACCGGTTCAAAGAGGTTTTGGAACTCTTCCGTGAGATGCAGGCATCAAATATAAAACCAGATGAATATACCATGGTAAGCATTCTTACAGCTTGTGCACATCTTGGAGCACTAGAACTCGGAGAATGGATAAGAACTTACATTAAC AAAAACAAGATAAAAAATGATACTTTTGTGCGAAATGCTTTGTTAGACATGTATTTCAAGTGTGGAAATGTTGAGAAAGCTGTGAAGGTATTCAATGCAATGCTTCAAAGGGACAAATTTTCCTGGACAGCTATGATTCTTGGCCTTGCTATTAATGGACATGGTAAGGAAGCTCTTAACATGTTCAGTCAAATGCTGAAATCTGCAGTAGCCCCGGACAAGGCTACATACCTTGGTGTTCTTTGTGCGTGTACTCACTCTGGCATGGTTGATGAAGGTAGAAACTATTTCTCTAGTATGAGCACCCAATATGGGATTGAGCCTACCGTTGAGCATTGCGGGTGTATAGTAGATCTTCTGGGTCGAGCAGGGTGCCTTAAAGAAGCTTATGATTTTATACAGCGTATGCCAATAGAGCCAAACTCAGTTGTATGGGGT GGTACTCTTCTCAGTGCCTGCAGAATGCATAAAGATGCAGAACTGGCTGAAGTGGTGGCAAAACAGATACTTGATTTGGATCCAAATAATAGTGCTGTTTATGTTCACTTATGCAATATATATGCAGCTTGCAACAAATGGGAAAGTTTCCGCAAGGTAAGGCAGACGATTATGGATAAGGGGATCAAGAAGACTCCTGGTTTTAGTTTGATAGAGGTGGATGGTGATGTTCATGAGTTTGTAGCCGGGGATGGCTCACATCCTCAATCCGAAAAGATATATTCCAAGTTGGATGAGATGATCAGAGACTTGAAATCTGCAGGGTATTCACCTGATACGTCTGAAGTTTTTCTTGATGTAGGGGAAGAGAATAAAGAGAGTTCAGTTTATACGCACAGTGAGAAGTTAGCAATTGCATTTGGATTGATTAGTTTAGGACCTGATGTGACTATTAGAGTCACATGGCCAAGCTGGTTTCCAAGGTGTATGATAGAGAAGTAA
- the LOC126798244 gene encoding zinc finger BED domain-containing protein DAYSLEEPER-like has translation METPAAPTDNNGVLLDTQPSKRRRKKSVVWEHFTIETVGAGCSRACCNQCKRSFAYITGSRMAGTSHLKRHISLGICPVSRQKNQMTGFKADGTDVPKRRYTRAHASFSFDQDRCSHEIAKMIIMHDYPLHIVEQPGFINFVQSLQPQYNMVSFHTIQDECVAIYHREKQSLLNLITGCPGRISLTVDLWTSNQNLGYVFLKGHFVDSDWNAYSLILNVVMVSSPDSGDTYSQAILTCLSDWHVEGRLFTITLDQSLSNETVIGNLKGLLSVKNPHMLNSQLLIRDCYARVLGRLAQDTLGALSEVIMKVRESVKFVKTSETHEDNFVQLKQQLQVPSTKMLSIDDHTKWDTTYHMLVSACEMKEIFACLDTNDADYKITISLEEWSQVETLCTYVKYLFDAANLVADPACPTANVFFPILSQIQVELMQVAMSEDSFVSSLIRPLYEKFDRYWENCCLVLAIAVIMDPRYKRQFVDFTLSKIYGENAENWIKLVYDGLHELFHEYMMQMLSLPGTLMDEGIIKSDPPEAAEASHEEAADGISEFDIYLSDITGGHQMKSELEQYLDESILAPQGQEFDILGWWKEKSTKFPTLSKMASDVLSIPISTVAADSVFNTEIKRMDSYRTSLGASNIEALICAKDWLRHGPFLEPEPQPLEVSNDIVKVEF, from the coding sequence ATGGAAACTCCTGCCGCACCAACAGATAATAATGGCGTCCTTTTGGACACCCAGCCAAGTAAGCGCAGGAGAAAGAAGTCTGTTGTCTGGGAGCACTTCACAATCGAAACTGTTGGGGCCGGATGTAGCAGGGCTTGTTGTAACCAGTGCAAAAGGTCTTTTGCATATATTACTGGTTCAAGGATGGCAGGCACAAGCCACTTAAAACGACATATTTCGTTGGGAATTTGCCCAGTAAGCCGCCAGAAAAACCAAATGACTGGCTTCAAAGCTGATGGTACTGATGTTCCAAAACGACGCTACACTAGAGCACATGCAAGCTTCTCTTTTGATCAGGACCGCTGCAGCCATGAGATTGCTAAGATGATAATCATGCATGATTATCCACTTCACATTGTAGAGCAACCGGGGTTTATAAATTTTGTGCAATCCCTTCAACCTCAGTATAATATGGTATCATTTCATACTATTCAAGATGAATGTGTGGCTATTTACCATAGAGAGAAACAAAGCCTTTTGAATCTTATCACTGGATGCCCTGGACGGATCAGTCTCACGGTGGACTTGTGGACTTCAAATCAGAACCTGGGCTACGTTTTCCTAAAAGGACACTTTGTTGATAGTGACTGGAATGCATACAGTCTGATCCTCAACGTGGTTATGGTATCATCTCCAGATTCAGGTGACACCTATAGTCAAGCTATTTTGACTTGCCTGTCTGATTGGCATGTGGAGGGTCGATTGTTCACTATTACACTTGACCAATCCCTCTCCAATGAAACTGTAATTGGAAATCTGAAAGGACTCCTTTCTGTCAAGAACCCACACATGCTCAACAGTCAGTTATTGATAAGAGATTGCTATGCTCGTGTTCTCGGTCGTTTGGCACAAGATACCCTGGGGGCATTGAGCGAAGTAATCATGAAAGTTCGCGAAAGCGTtaagtttgtgaaaacttccgaAACGCATGAAGACAATTTTGTTCAGCTGAAGCAACAGCTTCAAGTTCCGAGCACGAAAATGCTTTCAATTGATGATCACACTAAATGGGACACAACGTACCATATGCTAGTGTCTGCTTGTGAAATGAAGGAAATATTTGCTTGCTTGGATACAAATGATGCTGATTACAAGATAACTATATCATTGGAAGAATGGAGTCAGGTAGAAACTCTATGTACATATGTGAAGTACTTGTTTGATGCAGCTAATCTTGTGGCTGATCCAGCATGCCCAACTGCAAATGTGTTCTTCCCAATTTTATCGCAAATTCAAGTTGAACTGATGCAGGTGGCCATGAGTGAGGACTCCTTTGTCAGCTCTTTGATCAGACCTCTATATGAAAAGTTTGATAGGTATTGGGAAAACTGTTGCCTGGTTTTAGCAATTGCTGTGATTATGGATCCAAGGTACAAAAGGCAATTTGTAGATTTCACCTTATCTAaaatttatggtgaaaatgCTGAGAATTGGATTAAACTAGTCTATGATGGACTTCATGAACTCTTCCATGAGTATATGATGCAAATGCTTAGTCTACCGGGAACATTAATGGACGAAGGGATCATCAAATCTGACCCACCTGAAGCAGCAGAAGCATCTCATGAAGAAGCTGCAGATGGGATTTcagagtttgatatatatctCTCTGATATCACAGGTGGCCATCAAATGAAGTCAGAGTTAGAGCAGTATCTTGACGAGTCCATTCTGGCCCCCCAAGGGCAAGAATTCGATATTCTGGGTTGGTGGAAAGAGAAAAGTACAAAGTTCCCAACACTGTCAAAAATGGCTTCTGATGTTCTGTCCATACCAATCTCCACAGTTGCCGCCGATTCTGTTTTCAACACCGAAATCAAAAGAATGGACAGTTACCGTACTTCGCTGGGTGCCTCGAATATCGAGGCTCTCATATGTGCCAAGGATTGGCTACGACATGGACCATTCCTAGAACCAGAACCACAGCCACTTGAAGTGTCTAATGACATTGTCAAGGTGGAGTTTTAG